A portion of the Haemophilus influenzae genome contains these proteins:
- a CDS encoding porin, with product MKKTLAALIVGAFAASAANAAVVYNNEGTKVELGGRLSVIAEQSNTTVKDQKQQHGALRNQGSRFHIKATHNFGDGFYAQGYLETRLVTSPNGFTHEDRDGFGDITTKYAYVTLGNKALGEVKLGRAKTIADGITSAEDKEYGVLNNSKYVPTNGNTAGYTFKGIDGLVLGANYLLAQKYDNAGVNNGEVQKQSISNGVQVGAKYDANNIVAAIAFGRTNYKENNVSNASERKEQLKGVLSTLGYRFSDLGLLVSLDSGYAKTKNHKQHKPAAAAYDEKRYFVSPGFQYELMEDTNVYGNFKYERNSSDQGKKTHEQAVLFGVDHKLHKQVLTYIEGAYARTKTNEKGQPEKTEKEKSVGVGLRVYF from the coding sequence ATGAAAAAAACACTTGCAGCATTAATCGTTGGTGCATTCGCAGCTTCAGCAGCAAACGCGGCTGTTGTTTATAACAACGAAGGGACTAAGGTAGAATTAGGTGGTCGTTTAAGCGTTATCGCAGAACAAAGTAATACCACTGTAAAGGATCAAAAACAGCAACACGGTGCATTACGCAATCAAGGTTCACGTTTCCACATTAAAGCAACGCATAACTTCGGTGATGGTTTCTATGCACAGGGTTATTTAGAAACTCGTTTAGTTACAAGTCCCAATGGCTTCACTCACGAAGATAGAGATGGCTTCGGTGATATTACAACCAAATATGCTTATGTTACTTTAGGAAATAAAGCATTGGGTGAAGTAAAACTTGGTCGTGCGAAAACGATTGCTGATGGCATCACAAGTGCAGAAGATAAAGAATATGGTGTTCTCAACAATAGCAAATATGTCCCTACTAATGGTAATACCGCTGGCTATACTTTTAAAGGTATCGATGGTTTAGTATTAGGCGCGAATTATTTATTAGCACAAAAGTATGACAATGCTGGCGTCAACAACGGAGAAGTTCAGAAACAATCAATCAGCAATGGCGTTCAGGTTGGTGCAAAATATGATGCAAACAACATTGTTGCCGCTATTGCTTTTGGTCGTACAAATTATAAAGAAAATAATGTGTCCAATGCCTCAGAAAGAAAAGAACAATTAAAGGGTGTGCTTTCAACTTTAGGCTATCGTTTTAGTGATTTAGGCTTATTAGTGTCGCTAGATAGTGGCTATGCAAAAACTAAAAACCATAAACAACACAAACCAGCAGCAGCAGCATACGACGAAAAACGCTATTTCGTATCTCCAGGTTTCCAATATGAATTAATGGAAGATACTAATGTGTATGGCAACTTCAAATATGAACGCAATTCTTCAGATCAAGGTAAAAAAACACATGAACAAGCAGTATTATTCGGTGTAGATCATAAACTTCACAAACAAGTATTAACCTATATTGAAGGTGCTTACGCAAGAACTAAAACAAATGAGAAAGGTCAACCCGAAAAAACTGAAAAAGAAAAATCAGTGGGTGTAGGTTTACGCGTTTACTTCTAA
- a CDS encoding DUF3800 domain-containing protein, whose product MYLLYADESGSIDDPNGDFFVLAGCCLFERQTHWVDNKLESIANRFSGYFGERHCELHGSPMFSGRDGWKLAASVPERVQAVVDSLDLLDHEHGKIPIFISVIEKSLFSDRSKIIPTAFKDIAFAFDSFLKNIYYKNQSQKQRGIMIFDNSTSERMIQDLSYTYKHIGKGDDKLRNFAEVPMFIDSKASRIIQLADLVAYWIYRYYQSKDNRGFNLISPHIYQYAKHKIGLIEHISEETRKELLENANDQGYPFPNASL is encoded by the coding sequence ATGTATTTATTATACGCTGATGAATCAGGATCGATAGATGATCCTAATGGTGATTTCTTTGTTTTAGCTGGATGTTGCTTATTTGAACGTCAAACACATTGGGTTGATAATAAACTTGAAAGTATCGCAAATCGCTTTAGTGGATATTTTGGAGAAAGGCATTGCGAATTACACGGCAGCCCAATGTTTAGTGGTCGAGATGGATGGAAGTTAGCAGCAAGCGTACCAGAACGAGTTCAAGCTGTTGTAGATTCTTTAGATTTACTTGACCATGAACACGGTAAAATCCCTATTTTTATTTCAGTTATAGAAAAATCACTTTTCAGCGATAGAAGCAAAATTATTCCAACAGCATTTAAAGATATTGCTTTTGCATTTGATAGTTTTTTAAAAAATATTTATTACAAAAATCAAAGCCAAAAACAAAGAGGTATTATGATTTTTGATAATTCAACATCAGAAAGAATGATACAAGATTTATCCTACACCTATAAACATATAGGCAAAGGGGATGACAAACTAAGAAATTTTGCAGAAGTTCCAATGTTTATTGATTCTAAAGCATCAAGGATTATTCAGCTAGCTGATTTAGTCGCCTATTGGATATATCGTTATTACCAAAGCAAAGACAATAGAGGATTTAATTTAATCAGTCCACATATTTACCAATATGCCAAGCACAAAATTGGGCTTATTGAACATATTTCTGAAGAAACAAGAAAGGAGCTACTAGAAAATGCTAATGACCAAGGGTATCCGTTTCCAAACGCCTCTTTGTAA
- the rnhA gene encoding ribonuclease HI — protein sequence MQKQIEIFTDGSCLGNPGAGGIGAVLRYKQHEKMLSKGYFKTTNNRMELRAVIEALNTLKEPCLITLYSDSQYMKNGITKWIFNWKKNNWKASSGKPVKNQDLWIALDESIQRHKINWQWVKGHAGHRENEICDELAKKGAGNPTLEDMGYFEE from the coding sequence ATGCAAAAACAGATTGAAATTTTTACTGATGGATCTTGCTTAGGTAATCCAGGGGCAGGGGGAATTGGCGCCGTATTACGTTATAAACAACATGAAAAAATGCTCTCCAAAGGTTATTTCAAAACCACCAATAATCGAATGGAATTACGCGCTGTCATTGAAGCATTAAATACATTAAAAGAACCTTGCTTGATCACGCTTTATAGTGATAGCCAATATATGAAAAACGGCATAACAAAATGGATCTTTAACTGGAAAAAAAATAATTGGAAAGCAAGTTCTGGAAAGCCTGTAAAAAACCAAGATTTATGGATAGCCTTAGATGAATCCATCCAACGTCATAAAATTAATTGGCAATGGGTAAAAGGTCATGCAGGACACAGAGAAAATGAAATTTGCGATGAATTAGCAAAAAAAGGGGCAGGAAATCCGACATTGGAAGATATGGGGTATTTTGAAGAATAA
- the dnaQ gene encoding DNA polymerase III subunit epsilon, which translates to MINPNRQIVLDTETTGMSQLGAHYEGHCIIEIGAVELINRRYTGNNFHIYIKPDRPVDPDAIKVHGITDEMLADKPEFKDVAQDFLDYINGAELLIHNAPFDVGFMDYEFRKLNLNVKTDDICLVTDTLQMARQMYPGKRNNLDALCDRLGIDNSKRTLHGALLDAEILADVYLMMTGGQTNLFDEEESVESEVIRVVQEKTAEEIKSAVDFSHNLKLLQPTNDELQAHLELLKMLNKKSGNNCLWDKRFGNNNVH; encoded by the coding sequence ATGATTAATCCCAATCGCCAAATTGTGTTAGATACTGAAACTACAGGTATGAGTCAGCTCGGTGCGCATTATGAAGGACACTGCATTATTGAAATTGGTGCAGTTGAATTAATAAATCGTCGTTACACAGGTAATAATTTCCATATTTATATTAAGCCAGATCGCCCCGTTGATCCTGATGCGATTAAAGTTCATGGTATTACTGATGAAATGTTAGCGGATAAACCTGAATTCAAAGACGTAGCCCAAGATTTTTTGGATTATATTAATGGTGCGGAATTGCTTATTCACAATGCCCCCTTTGACGTTGGATTTATGGATTATGAATTTCGTAAACTTAACCTTAATGTGAAAACTGACGATATTTGTTTGGTGACAGATACGCTACAAATGGCGCGTCAGATGTATCCTGGAAAACGCAATAATTTGGACGCACTTTGTGATCGTTTAGGTATTGATAATAGCAAACGTACTTTGCACGGTGCGTTACTGGATGCCGAGATCTTGGCGGATGTTTATTTGATGATGACGGGGGGGCAAACAAATTTATTCGATGAAGAAGAATCTGTTGAGTCTGAAGTTATCCGTGTTGTGCAAGAAAAAACGGCGGAAGAAATAAAAAGTGCGGTAGATTTTTCGCACAATTTAAAATTACTTCAACCTACTAATGATGAGCTACAAGCGCATTTAGAATTATTAAAGATGCTTAATAAAAAAAGTGGAAATAATTGTCTTTGGGATAAACGCTTTGGCAATAATAATGTGCATTAA
- the der gene encoding ribosome biogenesis GTPase Der — MATPVVALVGRPNVGKSTLFNRLTRTRDALVADFPGLTRDRKYGHAHIAGYDFIVIDTGGIDGTEEGVEEKMAEQSLLAIDEADIVLFLVDARAGLTAADIGIANYLRQRQNKITVVVANKTDGIDANSHCAEFYQLGLGEIEQIAASQGRGVTQLMEQVLAPFAEKMENADENDRTSEEEQDEWEQEFDFDSEEDTALIDEALEESEEEQDKNIKIAIVGRPNVGKSTLTNRILGEDRVVVFDMPGTTRDSIYIPMERDGQQYTLIDTAGVRKRGKVHLAVEKFSVIKTLQAIQDANVVLLTIDARENISDQDLSLLGFILNAGRSLVIVVNKWDGLDQDVKDRVKSELDRRLDFIDFARVHFISALHGSGVGNLFDSIKEAYACATQKMTTSLLTRILQMATDEHQPPMIGGRRIKLKYAHPGGYNPPIIVVHGNQMDKLPDSYKRYLSNYYRKSLKIIGSPIRLLFQEGANPFAGRKNKLTPNQLRKRKRLMKFIKKAKR; from the coding sequence ATGGCAACTCCAGTCGTCGCCCTTGTTGGTCGCCCGAATGTGGGAAAATCCACATTATTTAATCGCCTTACTCGTACGAGAGATGCGTTAGTCGCTGATTTTCCAGGTTTAACTCGTGATAGAAAATATGGTCACGCACATATTGCTGGCTATGATTTTATTGTTATTGATACTGGCGGTATTGATGGAACGGAAGAGGGCGTAGAAGAAAAAATGGCGGAGCAATCTTTGCTTGCTATTGATGAAGCGGATATTGTTCTTTTCCTTGTGGATGCTCGTGCAGGTTTAACGGCAGCTGATATTGGTATTGCTAATTATTTACGCCAACGTCAAAACAAAATTACTGTGGTGGTGGCAAATAAAACCGATGGTATTGATGCGAATTCTCATTGTGCTGAATTTTATCAGTTAGGTTTAGGAGAAATTGAGCAAATCGCAGCCTCACAAGGCCGTGGTGTCACTCAGTTAATGGAACAAGTACTTGCGCCTTTTGCGGAAAAAATGGAAAACGCCGATGAAAATGACCGCACTTCTGAGGAAGAACAAGACGAATGGGAACAAGAATTCGATTTTGATTCAGAAGAAGATACGGCATTAATTGATGAGGCTTTAGAGGAATCGGAAGAAGAACAAGATAAAAATATTAAGATTGCCATTGTTGGTCGTCCAAATGTGGGTAAATCTACTTTAACCAATCGTATTTTAGGCGAAGATCGTGTAGTGGTTTTTGATATGCCAGGTACGACACGCGATAGTATTTATATTCCAATGGAGCGTGATGGACAGCAATATACCTTGATTGATACGGCTGGTGTGCGTAAGCGTGGTAAAGTGCATTTGGCAGTGGAAAAATTCTCTGTGATTAAAACCTTACAAGCGATTCAAGATGCTAATGTTGTATTGCTGACTATTGATGCGAGAGAGAACATTTCTGATCAGGATTTATCTTTGCTCGGCTTTATTTTAAATGCAGGGCGTTCTTTGGTGATCGTCGTGAATAAATGGGATGGCTTAGATCAAGATGTGAAAGATCGTGTGAAATCTGAGCTTGATCGTCGTTTAGATTTTATTGATTTTGCGCGCGTGCATTTTATTTCAGCCTTGCACGGAAGTGGTGTGGGTAATCTTTTTGATTCGATTAAAGAAGCCTATGCTTGTGCCACTCAAAAAATGACGACTTCGCTTTTAACTCGTATTTTGCAAATGGCAACGGATGAGCACCAACCGCCGATGATTGGCGGTCGTCGCATTAAATTAAAATATGCTCACCCAGGTGGTTACAATCCGCCGATTATAGTAGTTCACGGTAACCAAATGGATAAACTACCAGATTCTTATAAACGTTATTTATCTAATTATTATCGTAAGAGCTTAAAAATTATTGGTTCACCCATTCGTCTGCTTTTCCAAGAAGGGGCTAACCCATTTGCAGGACGCAAAAATAAACTTACTCCGAACCAATTGCGTAAACGTAAACGTTTGATGAAGTTTATTAAGAAAGCAAAACGTTAA
- a CDS encoding sugar transporter produces the protein MSLYLKAEKIQSWRVFIMACAGFIFNTTEFVPVAMLSDIAQSFNMQTADTGLMMTVYAWTVLIMSLPAMLATGNMERKSLLIKLFIIFIVGHILSVIAWNFWILLLARMCIALAHSVFWSITASLVMRIAPKHKKTQALGMLAIGTALATILGLPIGRIVGQLVGWRVTFGIIAVLALSIMFLIIRLLPNLPSKNAGSIASLPLLAKRPLLLWLYVTTAIVISAHFTAYTYIEPFMIDIGHLDPNFATVVLLVFGFSGIAASLLFNRFYRFAPTKFIIVSMSLLMFSLLLLLFSTETMIAMFCLVFIWGIGISCIGLSLQMRVLKLAPDATDIATAIYSGIFNAGIGAGALFGNLATTYLGLNEIGYTGATLGLIGLIIFITTHLKYRHTFLLLQNK, from the coding sequence ATGTCGTTATATTTAAAAGCTGAAAAAATTCAATCGTGGCGCGTGTTTATTATGGCTTGCGCAGGATTTATTTTTAATACTACAGAATTTGTACCCGTTGCAATGTTAAGCGATATTGCACAAAGTTTTAATATGCAAACCGCCGATACTGGTTTAATGATGACAGTTTATGCTTGGACGGTGCTAATTATGTCTTTACCAGCCATGCTTGCCACCGGCAATATGGAACGTAAAAGCCTGCTAATCAAACTTTTCATTATATTTATCGTTGGGCATATTTTATCGGTCATTGCTTGGAATTTCTGGATATTACTTCTCGCTCGAATGTGTATTGCATTAGCCCATTCAGTGTTTTGGTCCATTACCGCTTCACTTGTGATGCGCATCGCACCTAAACACAAGAAAACTCAAGCATTAGGAATGCTCGCTATTGGCACCGCACTTGCCACCATCTTAGGATTACCGATTGGACGAATTGTCGGACAGCTCGTCGGTTGGCGGGTCACTTTTGGCATTATTGCAGTACTGGCATTATCCATTATGTTTTTAATTATTCGACTATTGCCAAATTTACCCAGTAAAAATGCTGGCTCTATTGCAAGTTTACCCTTGCTTGCAAAACGCCCATTATTACTTTGGCTTTATGTAACAACGGCAATCGTCATTTCAGCACACTTTACCGCTTATACTTATATCGAACCCTTTATGATTGATATTGGGCATTTAGATCCAAATTTTGCCACTGTGGTTTTATTAGTTTTTGGATTCTCTGGTATTGCCGCAAGTCTATTATTTAACAGATTCTACCGATTTGCGCCGACAAAATTTATTATTGTTTCGATGAGCTTATTGATGTTCTCACTATTGCTACTACTCTTCTCTACCGAAACAATGATAGCAATGTTCTGTCTTGTGTTTATTTGGGGGATTGGCATTTCTTGTATCGGACTCTCCCTACAAATGCGCGTACTAAAACTTGCACCAGATGCAACCGATATTGCTACGGCTATTTACTCGGGCATTTTCAATGCAGGAATTGGCGCAGGCGCATTATTTGGAAACCTTGCGACAACCTATTTAGGATTAAATGAAATTGGTTATACAGGCGCAACATTAGGTTTAATCGGTCTCATCATTTTTATTACAACGCACTTAAAATATCGCCATACCTTTCTTCTACTACAAAACAAATAA
- the dcd gene encoding dCTP deaminase produces the protein MRLCDTDIERYLDDGIISLTPRPNNDKINGATIDVRLGNSFRVFREHSAPFIDLSGPKEEVSAQLESVMSDEIIIPDGEAFFLHPGTLALATTLESVKLPANIIGWLDGRSSLARLGLMVHVTAHRIDPGWEGKIVLEFYNSGKLPLALRPNMVIGALSFEVLSGEAKRPYSSRKDAKYKNQQSAVASRIDEDKE, from the coding sequence ATGCGTCTTTGCGATACTGATATTGAACGCTATCTCGATGATGGCATTATTTCTTTAACACCTCGTCCAAATAATGACAAGATCAACGGTGCGACAATTGATGTTCGCTTGGGTAATTCTTTCCGCGTATTTCGTGAACACTCTGCGCCTTTCATTGATTTAAGCGGCCCGAAAGAAGAAGTATCCGCTCAGCTTGAATCGGTAATGAGCGATGAAATTATTATCCCAGACGGGGAAGCATTTTTCTTGCATCCTGGTACTTTAGCGTTAGCAACCACACTTGAATCCGTGAAATTACCCGCCAATATTATCGGTTGGTTAGATGGTCGATCTTCTTTAGCGCGTTTAGGTTTAATGGTACACGTAACCGCACACCGCATTGACCCAGGTTGGGAAGGAAAAATCGTGCTGGAATTTTATAATTCAGGGAAATTACCATTAGCATTACGCCCAAATATGGTCATTGGTGCGTTAAGTTTTGAAGTATTAAGTGGCGAAGCAAAACGACCATACAGTAGCCGCAAAGATGCAAAATATAAAAATCAACAAAGTGCGGTAGCCAGTCGAATTGACGAAGACAAGGAATAA
- the udk gene encoding uridine kinase, giving the protein MSNPSCIIIAITGASASGKSSISSTVHKELCNELGCQEIGIITEDSYYKDQSHLEMTERVKTNYDHPNSMDRDLLIQHLKNLKNGSAVDVPVYSYVEHTRTNETTHFTPKRIVILEGILLLTDERVRQLADISVFVDTPLDICFIRRLQRDMEERGRSLQSVIDQYRATVRPMFLQFIEPSKQYADIVIPRGGKNRIAINMLKAQILHLLNQK; this is encoded by the coding sequence ATGTCAAATCCCTCTTGTATCATTATCGCCATCACAGGTGCATCTGCATCAGGCAAAAGTTCTATCTCTTCCACTGTTCACAAAGAGCTCTGTAATGAATTAGGCTGCCAAGAAATTGGTATTATTACTGAAGACAGTTACTATAAAGATCAAAGTCATTTAGAAATGACTGAACGCGTAAAAACGAATTACGATCATCCAAACTCGATGGATCGCGATTTACTTATCCAACATTTAAAAAATCTAAAAAATGGCAGTGCAGTAGATGTGCCTGTTTATAGCTATGTAGAACATACTCGCACCAACGAAACAACGCATTTCACACCAAAACGAATCGTAATTTTAGAAGGGATTTTATTGCTCACAGACGAAAGAGTACGCCAATTAGCCGATATTTCTGTATTCGTAGACACACCACTTGATATTTGCTTTATCCGCCGTTTACAACGTGATATGGAAGAACGTGGTCGCTCTCTACAATCAGTGATTGATCAATATCGTGCAACTGTGCGTCCAATGTTCTTACAATTTATTGAGCCATCTAAACAATATGCGGATATTGTCATTCCTCGTGGTGGTAAAAACCGTATTGCAATCAATATGTTAAAAGCTCAAATCCTTCATTTATTGAATCAAAAATAG
- a CDS encoding ABC transporter substrate-binding protein gives MKFNKISLSVSAALLAAGLAISGSANAKGRLVVYCSATNILCETTTKAFGEKYDVKTSFIRNGSGSTFAKVEAEKNNPQADVWFGGTFDPQAQAAELGLIEPYKSKHIDEIVERFRDPAKTKGHYVSSIYMGILGFGVNTERLAKLGIKEVPKCWKDLTDPRLKGEVQIADPQSAGTAYTALATFVQLWGEKEAFDFLKALHPNVSQYTKSGITPSRNSARGEATIGVGFLHDYALEKRNGAPLELVVPCEGTGYELGGVSILKGARNIDNAKLFVDWALSKEGQELAWKQGDSLQILTNTTAEQSPTAFDPNKLKLINYDFEKYGATEQRKALIEKWVQEVKLAK, from the coding sequence ATGAAATTCAACAAAATTTCTCTTTCTGTTTCTGCCGCACTTTTAGCTGCTGGCTTGGCTATTTCTGGTTCTGCTAATGCTAAAGGTCGTTTAGTTGTATATTGTAGTGCAACCAATATTTTGTGCGAAACCACCACGAAAGCATTTGGCGAAAAATATGATGTGAAAACATCCTTTATTCGCAATGGTTCAGGCAGTACTTTTGCTAAAGTTGAAGCTGAAAAAAATAATCCTCAAGCGGATGTTTGGTTCGGCGGTACTTTTGATCCTCAAGCTCAAGCGGCTGAATTAGGGTTAATTGAGCCTTATAAATCCAAACATATTGATGAAATTGTAGAACGTTTCCGTGATCCAGCGAAAACGAAAGGTCACTATGTTTCCTCAATTTATATGGGGATCTTAGGTTTTGGTGTGAATACTGAACGTTTGGCAAAATTAGGCATTAAAGAAGTGCCAAAATGCTGGAAAGACTTAACCGATCCACGCTTAAAAGGCGAAGTTCAAATTGCAGACCCTCAAAGTGCGGGTACTGCTTACACTGCATTGGCAACTTTCGTTCAATTATGGGGCGAAAAAGAGGCATTCGATTTCCTAAAAGCGTTACATCCTAATGTTTCTCAATATACCAAATCTGGTATCACGCCATCACGTAACTCTGCGCGTGGCGAAGCGACAATTGGGGTAGGTTTCTTACACGATTATGCTTTAGAAAAACGCAATGGTGCACCGTTAGAATTAGTAGTGCCGTGCGAAGGAACGGGCTATGAATTAGGTGGCGTGAGTATCTTAAAAGGTGCACGTAATATTGATAATGCAAAATTATTCGTCGATTGGGCGTTATCAAAAGAAGGCCAAGAATTAGCTTGGAAACAAGGGGATTCTTTACAAATCTTAACTAACACGACCGCAGAACAATCGCCAACTGCATTTGATCCAAATAAACTCAAATTGATCAATTATGACTTTGAAAAATACGGTGCAACAGAACAACGTAAAGCCTTAATTGAAAAATGGGTTCAAGAAGTTAAATTGGCGAAATAG
- a CDS encoding ABC transporter permease: MNAKKLSIMHSAYFWIILSLLAFALLPSNALDYGLFESTSDEYLEAMGWASFNLTWAWFLPVIVYGALPLLRLPQQTQAKTELFLTALSVLFMFISATVYKISMGYSVIVLLVGYTALATLSLAKLKVMQGDKFIIASLLCIILLIFFFIVYPTLAIFVSMFYDGDTFAPQQVMRILTQSYIVRVITNSLFLSGFVGIVSTVFGLAFALYTTRIARRTAFIGKIFSILPIVTPPFVVGLGVTLMLGRSGYVTEFLSEYFGFSSHNWLYGFNGIAIAQILAFAPISFMILDGALKSVHPSIEEASYTLRANRYQTFYQIIFPLLRPALANSFLIVFIQSLADFSNPLVLGGSFDVIATQIYFYIAGSQLDYASASTLGSMLLIFSLAIFIIQYLWIGNRSYVTVSGKSYRGDVQELPNGLKYTIIGMLGFWVIFNMALYGSIFYGSFTVNWGVNYTLTLKNYAMLFGQGLSDGAWPSLINTLIYAGIAAPLTAFFGLLIAYIVVRKDFQGKKSLEFLTMLCFAVPGTVAGVSYILAFNNAPLYITGTGIIVIISMVMRDLPIGMRAAIAGLGQLDKSLDEASLSLKGSSWKTLCFIVLPLLKPALLSALVTSFVRAMTTVSAIIFLVTADTRVATAYILNRVEDGEYGIAIAYGSILIVVMMAIILFFDWIVGDTRISRSKAKKMN; this comes from the coding sequence ATGAACGCAAAAAAACTTTCCATAATGCATTCTGCTTATTTTTGGATTATTTTATCCTTGTTGGCGTTTGCGCTTCTGCCTTCCAATGCTCTTGATTACGGTTTGTTTGAAAGTACTTCAGATGAATATTTAGAGGCAATGGGCTGGGCTTCTTTCAATTTAACTTGGGCTTGGTTCCTGCCTGTAATTGTGTATGGTGCTTTGCCGTTATTGAGATTGCCACAGCAAACCCAAGCAAAAACAGAGCTATTTTTGACCGCACTTTCTGTACTGTTTATGTTTATCAGTGCGACGGTGTACAAAATTAGTATGGGTTATTCTGTGATTGTGTTACTTGTGGGATATACCGCATTAGCAACACTTTCATTGGCAAAACTTAAAGTAATGCAAGGGGATAAGTTTATTATCGCTTCTTTACTTTGCATTATTTTGTTGATTTTCTTCTTTATCGTTTATCCAACATTGGCGATTTTCGTTTCAATGTTTTATGACGGCGATACCTTTGCGCCACAACAAGTGATGCGAATTTTAACGCAGAGCTATATTGTTCGAGTAATTACCAATTCGCTTTTCTTATCGGGCTTTGTGGGCATCGTTTCTACTGTATTTGGTTTAGCCTTTGCACTTTATACTACGCGTATCGCGCGTAGAACGGCATTTATCGGAAAAATTTTCTCTATTTTGCCAATTGTGACGCCCCCATTTGTTGTAGGACTTGGGGTTACTTTAATGCTCGGACGTTCTGGTTATGTAACAGAATTTTTAAGTGAATATTTTGGTTTTTCTAGTCATAATTGGCTTTATGGTTTTAATGGAATTGCGATTGCTCAAATTCTCGCATTTGCCCCTATTTCTTTTATGATTTTAGATGGCGCATTAAAATCAGTTCATCCTTCAATTGAAGAAGCCTCTTATACGTTGCGTGCTAATCGTTATCAAACGTTCTATCAGATTATTTTTCCGTTACTGCGTCCAGCATTAGCAAATTCTTTCTTAATTGTGTTCATTCAATCATTGGCGGACTTTAGTAATCCGTTAGTGTTGGGTGGAAGTTTTGATGTAATTGCCACACAAATTTATTTCTATATTGCGGGTTCACAACTTGATTATGCTTCAGCCAGTACTTTGGGGTCGATGTTATTAATTTTCTCGTTGGCGATTTTTATCATTCAATATCTTTGGATTGGTAACCGCTCTTATGTCACTGTTTCGGGGAAATCTTATCGTGGTGATGTGCAAGAGCTGCCAAATGGCTTGAAATATACCATCATTGGCATGCTTGGCTTCTGGGTAATCTTTAACATGGCACTTTACGGTAGTATTTTCTACGGAAGTTTCACTGTAAACTGGGGCGTAAATTACACGTTAACCTTGAAAAACTATGCCATGTTATTCGGGCAAGGATTGAGCGATGGAGCGTGGCCGTCACTGATCAATACCTTAATTTATGCAGGTATTGCCGCACCATTGACCGCATTCTTTGGATTATTGATTGCGTACATTGTGGTGCGTAAAGATTTCCAAGGTAAAAAATCCCTTGAGTTCTTAACGATGCTTTGTTTTGCTGTGCCGGGTACTGTGGCGGGGGTCTCTTACATTTTAGCCTTCAACAATGCACCACTTTATATTACGGGTACGGGCATTATCGTGATTATTTCAATGGTTATGCGTGACTTACCAATTGGTATGCGAGCAGCGATTGCAGGGTTAGGACAGCTTGATAAATCCCTTGATGAAGCATCGCTTTCTTTAAAAGGGAGTTCGTGGAAAACATTGTGCTTTATCGTATTGCCATTATTAAAACCTGCGTTGCTTTCTGCTTTAGTGACTAGTTTCGTTCGTGCAATGACGACGGTAAGTGCAATTATATTCTTAGTGACTGCAGATACTCGCGTTGCTACCGCATATATTTTAAATCGTGTGGAAGACGGAGAATACGGCATTGCGATTGCATACGGTTCTATTTTAATTGTTGTGATGATGGCAATTATTTTGTTTTTCGACTGGATTGTAGGCGATACGCGTATTTCCCGTTCTAAAGCGAAAAAAATGAATTAA